From Candidatus Poseidoniia archaeon, a single genomic window includes:
- a CDS encoding enoyl-CoA hydratase-related protein: MAAAPEVRIESRDDVLRLVLNRPQKGNALTPEMMGALTAAFAGAAEHVGLRAVTLAGAGKQFCTGADLGWMASPPTVEQGEALAELFRTIAECPLPTLALVQGGCYGGAMGLVAACDFVLAGPEAEFGFTEVLVGLAPAVISPWAIQRMGVARTRELFLTGERFDALRALELGLLTDVASNLEAVADALLKELRAGGPQAQRAIKEMLLTRDETIEERNARLARVITALRDSDEAQEGVAAFLEKRKPEW; encoded by the coding sequence ATGGCTGCCGCGCCGGAGGTCCGTATCGAGTCACGCGACGATGTCCTGCGGCTGGTCCTCAATCGCCCGCAGAAGGGCAATGCGCTGACCCCCGAGATGATGGGCGCGCTGACCGCCGCTTTCGCTGGCGCCGCCGAACATGTCGGCCTGCGCGCGGTCACGCTCGCGGGTGCTGGAAAGCAGTTCTGCACCGGTGCTGACCTGGGCTGGATGGCGTCGCCGCCGACGGTCGAGCAGGGCGAGGCGCTAGCCGAGCTGTTTCGCACCATCGCCGAGTGCCCGTTGCCGACGCTAGCGCTGGTGCAGGGCGGCTGCTACGGCGGCGCGATGGGGCTGGTGGCGGCGTGCGACTTCGTGCTCGCCGGCCCCGAGGCCGAGTTCGGTTTCACCGAGGTGCTCGTCGGCCTCGCGCCGGCAGTGATTTCACCATGGGCGATACAGCGGATGGGGGTGGCTCGCACGCGCGAGCTGTTCCTGACTGGCGAGCGTTTCGATGCACTGCGGGCACTCGAGTTGGGGTTGCTCACGGACGTGGCTAGTAACCTGGAGGCAGTGGCTGACGCGCTGCTCAAGGAGCTGCGCGCGGGCGGGCCGCAAGCGCAGCGTGCCATCAAGGAAATGCTGCTGACACGCGATGAAACAATTGAGGAGCGCAACGCCCGGTTGGCGCGCGTCATTACAGCGCTCCGTGATTCTGACGAGGCGCAGGAAGGCGTCGCTGCCTTCCTCGAGAAACGGAAGCCGGAGTGGTAG